From one Anopheles bellator chromosome 1, idAnoBellAS_SP24_06.2, whole genome shotgun sequence genomic stretch:
- the LOC131206380 gene encoding uncharacterized protein LOC131206380 — translation MRNCPSRILIESSPHRLESAYKEVFTDAALDFLVELVSEFDQDVELILQNRVKRRLLLEQGDWIPEFKNHSEKLEWTIDELPQRLRNRKLDLGDVSPANTVHFVDCLYADVQGIQVDFDDGHCPTWRNTVLGLCNVTKAVQGTLKGAPADVRSYPLLMLRPRAFNMIEHHCIINGKEVVGPLFDFAILMYHNARTMVEIGIGPYFYLSKIEDPSETELWNKIFCWVEHRLDIPKGSIKACVLIENILAAFRMEDILYSLKNHAIGLNCGIWDYCASIVAKFGKREKFLLPDRNKYVNMGQPFLRNYMRLLINVCHKRNALATGGMAAKVLPFGKDKLELSDEDIIEAVRLAKSVEIDAGIDGFMIYDLRMVGAINELWEQKIHTDNQLNVMPNVDRITASSLLEIPSGGVTISGLNNNITVALLFIYHWLTGSGIFFLNGSVEDSATAEISRSQLWQWLRMGAVIEDKEGTFVTRKLVYQMLDQIISTSYRSWCITPPDRKRLLSSKYMLLDIISSRNYIEFITTHLNDGHKFRTLHNKNDGLMAKL, via the exons ATGAGGAACTGTCCGAGTCGAATCCTGATTGAATCGTCCCCCCACCGGTTGGAGTCCGCGTATAAGGAAGTGTTTACCGATGCTGCTCTAGACTTTCTGGTGGAGCTTGTATCCGAGTTCGATCAAGATGTGGAATTG ATTTTACAGAATCGCGTTAAACGACGACTGCTACTGGAACAAGGTGACTGGATACCGGAGTTTAAAAACCACAGCGAGAAGTTGGAATGGACGATCGATGAACTACCCCAGAGGTTGCGCAATCGCAAACTGGACCTTGGCGATGTAAGTCCGGCTAATACGGTGCACTTTGTCGATTGTTTGTACGCTGACGTACAAGGAATACAG GTGGATTTTGACGACGGTCATTGCCCGACTTGGCGAAACACGGTACTTGGCTTATGCAATGTGACAAAAGCTGTTCAAGGGACACTTAAAGGCGCCCCTGCAGACGTGCGATCGTAtccgctgctgatgctgcgccCGAGAGCTTTCAACATGATCGAACATCACTGCATCATCAACGGGAAGGAAGTAGTTGGACCGCTTTTCGACTTTGCCATTCTCATGTACCACAACGCTCGCACGATGGTTGAAATTGGTATAGGGCCTTATTTCTACTTGTCGAAG ATTGAAGATCCCAGTGAAACTGAGCTATGGAACAAAATATTCTGCTGGGTAGAACATCGCCTGGACATCCCCAAGGGATCAATTAAAGCGTGTGTGCTCATCGAGAACATCCTAGCGGCGTTTCGGATGGAAGATATCCTGTACTCTCTCAAAAATCATGCTATTGGATTGAACTGCGGTATTTGGGACTATTGTGCGAGCATCGTAGCGAAGTTTGGAAAGCGAGAGAAGTTCCTGCTTCCCGATCGCAACAAGTACGTCAACATGGGGCAACCTTTTCTGCGAAATTACATGCGCCTGCTGATCAATGTTTGCCACAAGAGAAACGCTCTGGCAACCGGTGGCATGGCGGCCAAAGTGCTTCCGTTTGGCAAAGATAAACTCGAACT TAGCGACGAAGACATTATCGAAGCCGTGAGACTGGCCAAATCAGTTGAAATCGATGCCGGCATAGATGGATTCATGATATACGACCTGCGAATGGTCGGCGCGATCAACGAGCTGTGGGAGCAGAAAATTCACACGGATAATCAGCTCAATGTGATGCCAAATGTGGATCGCATTACGGCCAGCAGTTTGTTGGAAATTCCTAGCGGAGGCGTAACAATCAGTGGCCTTAA TAACAACATCACGGTGGCCCTGCTGTTCATTTATCACTGGCTCACGGGAAGCGGTATATTTTTCTTGAACGGATCCGTGGAAGactcggccacggccgaaATTTCCCGTTCGCAACTGTGGCAGTGGCTCCGCATGGGCGCCGTTATTGAGGACAAGGAAGGCACCTTTGTGACTCGTAAGTTAGTTTATCAAATGCTGGATCAAATAATTTCAACGTCGTACAGATCGTGGTGCATCACACCGCCCGATCGCAAACGGTTGCTTTCCTCCAAGTACATGCTGCTGGATATAATTTCATCGAGAAACTACATCGAATTCATCACAACGCATCTGAACGATGGCCATAAGTTTCGAACGCTGCACAATAAAAACGATGGCCTGATGGCCAAATTGTAA
- the LOC131206379 gene encoding focadhesin encodes MDNFQAIHTKLTLHSAAAQIEKVLQISQRSKHPKRKLADSELELIKNLCKSDNSRICQLAVEALLLLVAEGIVDQGQAMGIFMAFLANTTPTQFIAVGAAIVELLLLDLRRRCTSEDGRLRQSYVCQFELKAPQHPIIVLLDKADAASMNDFLDMTTSILTSADTVVHANAVEFLRPVLLHLFSNVRQFPDCRKLWRLLVELSLVDQKAEVIVYEILAWQRDNNAHQTCYTVSLLLELLDVIPLTSDEKSLKMRVEVATYLAATTKDHISLNYDLKRSLSALREACENIMDHDPLPELDVLLCVVTDLLPITSPAKVGGVVSIINTILPGCGPFSRMLAKEAMIQLLGQPSYTTQHLSLCDKVLQACDNESMVSHSTVRLPLRPMYYHTDLAKWSLLCAWFASSPSALENYARGNAALSCTRFSDNLGPLYRAIFISTAYEEDVWRGSFRGLVALMQRNEVQAAHCMVPLLYGLAQQKDGGRRLHILQTLASMGAKENVIGILKALTKDLDRATSLDLYLRLWKAEPRTYPLLYDLLKDTSRHSPHPDEDPWEYIVSRAYAIREVCLINPQQHGEDLVNLFSEVLSNPNDENNEVAVCLSLDAISSLCENHVVNIVSTWKVLGFRFAQEHRPRVIRSLCRFFANVPLIKVISLEQERLVNNIISTLWHYVTDYDDGEIIGAALATLKHFNPDSLALRQIPELFRQGIAEPEPNADGVSLADSAGSVPSECWIQLIQYINLSAIEAAGDLVSHYIAREMETFRGGLYQTPEGRPEPSNLKYLPRTGILATIVNYLISQSTKFATNSNVSEYVLIQLLRIVAFRYPKPIPPLNWCFLHEYFLHCFEMRDYCLQIAIKQMPYSGTAKRLVENYLYEQCETVMLEEDLLKIFARIGDITETVQAPIYKQYIHLALHFLAERAEDKRSGDSSGFVQAIQLVGKALDRTYSDESNFEHLCETLQSFFTRFALDSEIFRKYIDVLVQLPRQYFDNTFKGGITGEENLMTLQKKIYFEFAYRKHHPSLPVMQLVEGIAKSLVNNPADSKQLKAYFLGELYDFVQRFINAQNCKPLISFIDELISSVQNALVLVGNEKESIPFMLDTLMTMVVSFSGWGTLYGVNEIALDRSLRFALFPAALATLFQQNLCREVEIKIYEFLYHLHGVATVPLDLAECIRNSLICCKRQPYFQQSKSWPKFVSMRRIC; translated from the exons ATGGATAATTTCCAAGCAATTCACACAAAATTAACCCTACATTCAGCGGCAGCGCAAATAGAGAAGGTGTTACAAATTTCACAAAGAAGCAAACACCCTAAGCGTAAACTTGCTGATAGCGAGTTGGAACTGATAAAAAATCTTTGCAAATCGGACAACAGCAGGATATGTCAGCTCGCGGTGGAAgcgttgttgctgctcgttGCGGAAGGAATCGTGGACCAAGGGCAAGCAATGGGCATTTTTATGGCCTTCCTAGCAAATACAACTCCGACACAGTTTATCGCTGTGGGTGCAGCGATAGTTGAATTGCTCTTACTGGACCTGCGTCGTCGATGTACCTCAGAGGATGGCCGCTTACGGCAAAGCTACGTTTGTCAGTTCGAGTTGAAAGCACCCCAACATCCCATTATTGTTCTTCTCGACAAGGCCGATGCAGCGAGTATGAACGACTTCCTAGATATGACCACTAGCATCCTGACGTCTGCGGATACAGTGGTACACGCAAATGCTGTTGAATTTCTGCGACCCGTTCTTCTTCATCTATTCTCCAATGTTCGCCAGTTTCCCGACTGCCGTAAGCTGTGGCGGCTACTGGTAGAACTATCTTTGGTAGACCAAAAAGCGGAGGTAATTGTTTATGAAATTCTCGCATGGCAAAGAGACAATAATGCCCATCAAACATGCTACACCGTGAGCTTGCTGTTGGAATTGTTGGACGTTATTCCACTTACTTCGGATGAAAAATCATTGAAAATGCGCGTGGAAGTTGCCACTTATCTTGCAGCGACAACGAAGGATCACATAAGTCTGAACTACGATTTGAAAAGAAGTCTAAGCGCGCTTCGCGAAGCATGTGAAAACATTATGGATCATGACCCTCTTCCGGAGCTAGATGTTCTGCTGTGCGTTGTCACGGATTTGTTGCCAATTACGTCTCCCGCCAAGGTCGGCGGAGTAGTTTCGATCATAAACACAATCTTACCCGGCTGCGGCCCGTTTAGCCGTATGCTTGCGAAGGAAGCTATGATTCAACTGCTTGGTCAACCCTCGTACACAACTCAGCATCTTTCGCTCTGTGACAAAGTGCTCCAAGCGTGCGACAACGAATCCATGGTTTCCCATAGCACCGTCAGATTACCTCTCAGACCAATGTACTATCACACTGATCTAGCAAAATGGTCATTACTTTGTGCTTGGTTTGCGTCCTCTCCTTCCGCGTTGGAGAACTACGCGCGAGGAAATGCTGCACTGTCCTGTACACGTTTTTCCGACAACCTCGGTCCGCTCTACCGGGCTATTTTTATATCGACAGCCTACGAGGAGGATGTTTGGCGTGGTAGCTTTCGCGGATTAGTGGCACTAATGCAGCGCAACGAAGTGCAAGCTGCACATTGCATGGTTCCTCTCCTGTATGGATTGGCGCAGCAGAAAGATGGTGGACGACGATTGCACATACTGCAGACTTTGGCCTCGATGGGGGCGAAAGAGAACGTAATCGGCATTCTGAAAGCGTTGACAAAGGACCTGGATCGAGCTACTTCCTTGGATCTATACTTGAGGCTCTGGAAGGCGGAACCACGGACCTATCCCTTGCTCTACGACCTGCTGAAAGACACTAGCCGGCATTCACCGCATCCAGACGAAGATCCCTGGGAGTACATCGTTTCGCGCGCGTACGCAATCCGTGAGGTTTGTCTGATAAA CCCTCAACAACACGGTGAAGATCTGGTGAATCTGTTTTCGGAAGTGCTGAGCAATCCGAACGATGAAAACAACGAGGTAGCCGTGTGCCTATCGCTCGACGCCATATCCAGTCTCTGTGAAAATCATGTCGTCAACATTGTCTCCACTTGGAAAGTGCTTGGCTTCCGCTTCGCCCAAGAACATCGTCCTCGTGTTATCCGATCGCTCTGTCGATTTTTCGCCAATGTTCCATTGATTAAAGTGATATCCCTGGAACAAGAACGGCTGGTCAACAACATTATATCAACTCTGTGGCACTACGTCACGGACTACGACGATGGCGAAATAATTGGTGCCGCTCTTGCAACGTTGAAGCATTTCAATCCAGACTCACTGGCGCTGCGCCAGATACCGGAACTGTTTCGTCAAGGCATTGCAgagcccgaaccgaacgcggaTGGTGTTTCCCTCGCCGACAGTGCCGGTTCGGTGCCTTCGGAATGCTGGATTCAGCTCATTCAGTACATCAATCTCAGTGCGATCGAGGCAGCCGGTGATCTCGTGAGTCACTACATTGCtcgtgaaatggaaacattccGGGGCGGTCTATACCAAACTCCGGAAGGTCGCCCGGAACCATCGAACTTAAAATATCTCCCGCGGACAGGCATTTTAGCTACAATCGTCAATTATCTAATTTCGCAAAGTACGAAATTCGCAACCAATAGCAACGTCAGCGAATAtgttttaattcaattgttgCGCATCGTCGCATTTCGATACCCGAAACCGATACCGCCGCTTAATTGGTGTTTTTTGCACGAATATTTTCTCCACTGCTTCGAGATGCGTGACTATTGTTTACAGATTGCAATCAAGCAAATGCCTTATTCTGGAACCGCCAAGCGGTTGGTCGAAAATTATCTTTACGAACAGTGTGAAACGGTCATGCTCGAGGAAGATCTGCTGAAAATATTTGCCCGGATTGGTGATATTACCGAAACGGTACAGGCACCGATCTACAAGCAATACATTCACCTGGCGCTACATTTTTTAGCCGAGCGTGCGGAGGACAAGCGATCCGGTGACAGTTCCGGTTTCGTGCAAGCCATTCAGCTAGTTGGAAAGGCACTCGACCGAACCTATAGTGACGAAAGCAACTTTGAACATCTCTGCGAGACGTTGCAAAGCTTTTTCACCAGATTCGCTCTCGACTCGGAG ATATTCCGTAAATATATAGATGTTCTTGTCCAGTTACCAAGGCAGTACTTTGACAACACTTTTAAGGGTGGTATTACTGGGGAAGAAAACCTAATGACGCTGCAAAAGAAGATTTACTTTGAGTTCGCCTATCGCAAACATCATCCCAGCCTTCCGGTTATGCAACTGGTCGAGGGCATTGCCAAATCTTTGGTTAATAACCCGGCAGACTCCAAACAGCTGAAGGCTTACTTTCTGGGGGAGTTGTATGATTTTGTGCAGCGTTTCATCAACGCACAAAACTGCAAACCATTGATCAGTTTTATCGACGAACTCATCAGTTCCGTACAGAAtgccctggtgctggtggggaACGAAAAGGAATCGATTCCGTTCATGCTGGACACACTTATGACGATGGTAGTTAGCTTTTCCGGATGGGGTACACTGTATGGTGTGAACGAAATTGCTCTTGATCGTTCGTTACGCTTCGCTTTATTCCCGGCGGCACTGGCCACTCTATTTCAGCAAAACTTATGCCGCGAAGTTGAGATCAAA ATCTATGAATTCCTTTACCATCTGCATGGCGTTGCTACAGTACCGCTCGACCTGGCGGAATGCATCCGCAACTCGCTAATATGCTGCAAGAGACAACCGTACTTCCAGCAAAGCAAATCGTGGCCGAAATTTGTGTCGATGAGGAGAATTTGCTGA
- the LOC131208330 gene encoding vacuolar protein sorting-associated protein 28 homolog, translated as MQENRPELYEEVKLCRQAREREKYDNMADLFALISTLQNLEKAYIRDCITPQEYTAACSKLLVQYKVAFKIVQGDEFPTIDSFVKQFRLDCPAALERIREDRPITIRDDKGNTSKCIADIVSMFITLMDKLRLEIRAMDDLHPELRDLLDTMNRLSLIPDSFEGKEKVSTWLATLNSMQASDDLTEAQVRQLLFDLESSYAAFNNLLHTT; from the coding sequence ATGCAAGAAAATCGTCCTGAGCTCTACGAGGAGGTGAAGCTTTGCCGACAGGCTAGAGAACGCGAAAAGTATGACAATATGGCCGATCTGTTCGCGCTCATCTCAACGCTACAGAATCTGGAGAAAGCCTACATCCGGGATTGCATCACGCCACAGGAATACACAGCGGCCTGCTCTAAACTCTTGGTACAGTATAAAGTAGCGTTCAAGATCGTCCAGGGAGATGAGTTTCCAACGATCGACTCGTTCGTGAAACAATTTCGACTAGACTGTCCAGCCGCACTGGAACGGATCCGCGAGGACCGCCCAATCACCATAAGGGATGATAAGGGAAATACCAGCAAATGCATCGCGGACATTGTGTCGATGTTTATTACGCTCATGGACAAGCTGCGGCTCGAGATACGCGCCATGGATGATCTGCACCCAGAGTTGCGCGATCTACTGGACACGATGAACAGACTATCGTTGATTCCGGACAGTTTCGAAGGCAAAGAAAAGGTGTCCACCTGGTTGGCTACGCTCAACTCCATGCAGGCGTCGGACGATCTAACCGAGGCACAGGTCCGGCAATTACTGTTCGATCTTGAATCATCGTACGCAGCATTTAATAATCTCCTGCACACCACGTAA